One Methanocalculus natronophilus DNA segment encodes these proteins:
- the hemL gene encoding glutamate-1-semialdehyde 2,1-aminomutase yields MKSNDLFTKAQKLIPGGVSSPVRAIRPYPFYTVSGKGGHIRTADGEDFIDCCLGYGPMILGHADDAVRTAIAEQLEAGWLYGTPVELEIEMALRLIRDHPGIEMVRCVSSGGEATMSAIRLARGYTQKKKILKIEGGFHGAHDSVLIKAGSGATTLGIPDSAGIPGEVAEFTRQVPYNDAEALDSILATDPDIAAFIIEPVMGNVGLILPEENYLSEIRKITAEHDVLLIFDEVITGYRLGIGGAQKKYGVTPDLTTLGKIIGGGLPIGAFGGRREIMEMIAPAGPVYQAGTFSGNPLSLAAGVATIDQIHAHKGEYQKAEERTRAIEESLPPSADGSFVRTESIFKYFFRQEAPGNYSEAKESDTTAFQAFWNKALSRGVFLPPAQFESNFLSFAHTNDDIEAIAGVYRSCLP; encoded by the coding sequence ATGAAGAGTAATGATTTATTCACAAAAGCGCAGAAACTCATTCCGGGAGGGGTAAGCAGCCCGGTGAGGGCAATCAGGCCCTACCCCTTTTATACAGTCTCTGGAAAAGGAGGACACATCAGAACTGCAGATGGAGAAGATTTCATCGACTGCTGCCTTGGATACGGGCCGATGATACTCGGGCATGCAGATGATGCTGTCAGGACTGCAATTGCAGAACAGCTTGAAGCTGGCTGGCTCTATGGTACACCTGTAGAACTGGAGATAGAGATGGCTCTGCGGCTCATCCGTGACCATCCGGGAATTGAGATGGTCCGGTGCGTCTCAAGCGGGGGAGAGGCGACCATGTCTGCCATCCGGCTTGCCCGCGGATACACGCAGAAGAAGAAGATCCTCAAAATTGAAGGAGGATTCCACGGTGCGCATGACAGTGTCCTGATCAAGGCAGGATCCGGTGCAACAACACTTGGTATTCCTGATTCAGCAGGCATTCCGGGGGAGGTGGCAGAGTTCACACGGCAGGTGCCATACAATGATGCCGAAGCCCTCGATTCGATCCTCGCAACCGACCCGGATATTGCCGCGTTCATTATTGAGCCGGTGATGGGCAATGTCGGGTTGATCCTCCCTGAAGAGAACTATCTCAGCGAAATTAGAAAGATCACAGCAGAGCACGATGTCCTTTTGATCTTTGACGAGGTGATCACCGGGTACCGCCTCGGAATCGGCGGAGCACAGAAGAAATACGGGGTAACACCGGATCTCACGACACTTGGCAAGATCATCGGCGGAGGACTGCCAATTGGTGCATTCGGCGGCAGGCGCGAGATCATGGAGATGATCGCCCCGGCAGGCCCGGTCTACCAGGCAGGGACCTTCAGTGGAAACCCGCTCTCGCTTGCAGCCGGGGTTGCCACAATCGATCAAATCCATGCTCACAAGGGGGAATACCAGAAGGCAGAAGAGCGTACACGGGCAATTGAGGAGAGCCTGCCCCCATCTGCTGACGGTTCGTTTGTCAGGACGGAGTCCATATTCAAATATTTCTTCAGGCAGGAGGCCCCTGGAAACTACAGCGAGGCAAAAGAGAGCGACACAACAGCCTTCCAGGCGTTCTGGAACAAAGCACTCAGCAGAGGAGTTTTCCTCCCACCTGCACAGTTTGAATCCAATTTCCTCTCATTTGCCCATACAAACGACGATATAGAGGCTATAGCCGGGGTATACCGTTCATGCCTCCCGTGA
- the hemC gene encoding hydroxymethylbilane synthase, whose product MPPVIRIGTRGSRLAMRQTEIVADHLKKGGIETETVIIKTEGDTTTGVPLHQVGGQGIFVRALDEAILRGEIDCAVHSMKDIPAARPDGIRTAAILPRDPPTDYMAFDRPLDEITSVGTSSTRRRAQLLRSDPSLDIRELRGNIDTRIRKLKSGEYDAIMLAEAGLVRMSLHLNGIRLPAAHFVPAPNQGTIAVVCRDTPELTDAILDLDHQDSRMDTMIERAVMEELGGGCFTPQGIYCFNGHLIAEVLSLEGLRTERMEEHVKTIEDAREIGRELRSRSLDLINDAKEKLGLEKP is encoded by the coding sequence ATGCCTCCCGTGATCCGCATCGGCACCCGTGGCAGCAGGCTCGCCATGAGGCAGACCGAAATCGTTGCAGATCATCTCAAAAAAGGCGGTATAGAGACAGAAACAGTCATCATCAAAACCGAAGGGGATACAACAACCGGCGTTCCGCTCCACCAGGTGGGTGGCCAGGGGATCTTTGTCCGGGCGCTTGACGAGGCGATACTCCGCGGTGAGATTGACTGTGCCGTCCATAGCATGAAGGACATCCCCGCCGCCCGCCCTGATGGTATCAGGACAGCTGCAATCCTCCCACGCGACCCTCCGACAGACTATATGGCATTTGACAGGCCTCTGGACGAGATCACCAGTGTCGGGACATCCAGTACCAGACGACGGGCACAGCTCCTCAGGTCTGATCCCTCACTTGATATACGGGAACTGCGGGGGAATATCGATACGAGGATCAGAAAGCTGAAATCAGGAGAATATGATGCGATCATGCTTGCAGAGGCTGGCCTTGTCAGGATGTCGCTTCATCTGAATGGCATCAGGCTTCCGGCAGCCCACTTTGTCCCGGCACCGAACCAGGGAACAATTGCTGTTGTCTGCAGGGACACTCCCGAATTAACAGACGCAATCCTGGATCTCGATCACCAGGATTCAAGGATGGATACCATGATTGAGCGTGCGGTTATGGAGGAGCTTGGAGGAGGGTGCTTCACGCCACAGGGGATATACTGTTTCAACGGGCATCTGATCGCAGAAGTCCTCTCACTGGAAGGTCTGCGGACCGAGCGTATGGAAGAACATGTGAAAACCATCGAAGATGCCAGGGAGATCGGCAGGGAGCTCAGAAGCCGATCCCTTGACCTCATCAATGACGCAAAAGAAAAACTTGGACTGGAAAAACCATGA
- the cobA gene encoding uroporphyrinogen-III C-methyltransferase: MNGRVYLVGSGPGGLGLLTFRAREVIDSADVILYDQLPGEAILATLPGTAETINCGKFGGSHTLTQEEIENLMVDRAKQGKHVVRLKGGDPFVFGRGGEEMEVMREHGIAVEVVPGITSAVAVPAACGIPVTHRSHASQVTFLTGHEDPTKEESAIDWDWLAKSPGTIVILMGVKNLKEITGSLIAHGMVGKKPVAIIERGFRPDQRVTIGCLEDIVKTAEDAGVKPPAIIVIGDVVTLYRDGSEGAWSRS; this comes from the coding sequence ATGAACGGAAGAGTATATCTTGTCGGTTCAGGCCCAGGCGGCCTTGGATTACTGACGTTTCGTGCACGTGAAGTGATCGATTCAGCTGATGTGATCCTCTATGATCAGCTGCCTGGAGAAGCAATCCTGGCAACACTTCCAGGGACTGCTGAGACGATCAACTGCGGCAAGTTCGGTGGATCCCACACGCTGACGCAGGAAGAGATCGAGAACCTGATGGTGGACCGGGCAAAACAGGGAAAGCATGTCGTCCGGCTGAAAGGAGGCGATCCTTTTGTCTTTGGGAGGGGAGGCGAAGAGATGGAGGTCATGAGGGAGCATGGTATTGCGGTGGAGGTTGTTCCCGGTATCACGAGTGCTGTTGCAGTACCTGCTGCGTGCGGCATCCCCGTCACCCACCGGAGCCACGCAAGCCAGGTGACGTTCCTTACCGGCCATGAAGACCCGACCAAGGAAGAGTCGGCAATAGACTGGGACTGGCTCGCAAAGTCACCTGGAACTATTGTTATTCTGATGGGTGTAAAGAATCTCAAAGAGATCACCGGCTCTCTCATTGCTCATGGAATGGTCGGGAAGAAGCCGGTTGCCATCATCGAGCGCGGGTTCAGGCCTGATCAGCGGGTCACCATCGGATGCCTTGAAGATATTGTGAAGACAGCAGAGGATGCCGGCGTGAAGCCGCCTGCGATCATCGTGATCGGTGACGTCGTCACACTCTACCGCGACGGCAGCGAAGGGGCATGGAGCAGATCCTGA
- the trxA gene encoding thioredoxin, which translates to MSKPVLIDFHADWCGPCKMQTPIIDELKKKLGETVDIRKIDVDNHMDLAGKYQIQVVPTLIIEKDGQVIHKLEGVTDGKRLEDLLRPLI; encoded by the coding sequence ATGAGCAAACCAGTTCTTATTGACTTTCATGCAGATTGGTGTGGACCATGCAAGATGCAGACCCCGATCATTGATGAGCTGAAGAAAAAACTCGGTGAGACGGTCGATATCAGAAAGATCGATGTCGACAATCACATGGATCTTGCTGGTAAATACCAGATCCAGGTTGTTCCAACGCTTATCATAGAAAAGGATGGACAAGTAATCCACAAACTCGAAGGCGTAACTGATGGAAAACGCCTTGAAGATCTCCTGCGACCGCTCATCTGA
- the ilvD gene encoding dihydroxy-acid dehydratase, with product MRSDEIKKGYPRAPNRSLLRSLGVGDKEMDLPFIGIANAWNDIVPGHTHLRNLSAKVREGIAASGGVPFEFGTIGICDGIAMGHKGMRYSLPSRENIADSIELMVEAHRFDGLVCIGTCDKIVPGMLMVAARLNIPAIMLTGGPMMPGSLNGRDLSLIDVFEAVGKVAAGSFPEEELCRLECAAMPGCGSCQGLYTANTMACMAEAMGMSLSGSAAVPAVDAEKLRVARETGCRIMELVRSGITARNIITEKSLRNAIRIDMALGGSTNTVLHLMALAREGEIPLNLESFNTISDETPHLCHMQPAGPHAMVALHRAGGIPAVLNRLIDFLEPAETVSGRSIHEIAAETLKSDDEIVRTLENPIHASGGLRILFGTLAPQGAVVKYGAVSQSMWQHTGPARVFDGEEEAMKAILAKEIREGDVVVIRYEGPVGGPGMPEMLSPTSALMGLGYERVVLITDGRFSGGTRGPCIGHVAPEAEVGGSIALVRDGDEIIVDLTTKRLDLKVGNGELERRRSMWRPKSRKLSGVLARYSRIVGQADEGAIQK from the coding sequence ATGCGAAGTGACGAGATAAAAAAAGGCTATCCGCGTGCCCCAAACCGATCCCTCCTCCGATCCCTTGGCGTCGGTGACAAGGAGATGGATCTCCCGTTCATCGGGATTGCCAATGCCTGGAACGATATTGTTCCAGGCCATACCCATCTCAGGAATCTCTCTGCAAAGGTGCGGGAGGGGATTGCAGCTTCAGGTGGCGTCCCGTTTGAATTTGGGACCATCGGGATATGCGATGGTATTGCAATGGGGCATAAGGGGATGCGGTATTCACTTCCCTCACGGGAAAATATCGCCGACTCGATTGAACTGATGGTAGAGGCGCACCGCTTCGACGGGCTTGTCTGTATTGGTACCTGTGACAAAATTGTCCCCGGTATGCTGATGGTGGCAGCCCGCCTCAATATTCCGGCAATCATGCTTACCGGAGGACCGATGATGCCTGGATCACTCAATGGCAGGGATCTCTCACTCATCGATGTCTTTGAGGCAGTTGGAAAAGTTGCGGCCGGATCATTTCCTGAAGAGGAACTCTGCAGGCTCGAATGCGCCGCAATGCCTGGGTGCGGAAGCTGCCAGGGCCTCTACACAGCAAACACAATGGCCTGTATGGCAGAAGCAATGGGAATGTCCCTCTCCGGATCCGCTGCTGTTCCTGCAGTTGATGCTGAAAAACTCAGGGTCGCACGCGAAACCGGGTGCCGGATTATGGAACTCGTCAGGTCCGGCATCACTGCACGCAATATCATCACAGAGAAGAGTTTACGAAACGCAATACGCATAGACATGGCGCTTGGCGGTTCGACAAATACCGTTCTCCATCTCATGGCACTAGCCCGTGAAGGTGAGATTCCACTCAACCTGGAGAGCTTCAACACGATCAGTGACGAGACGCCGCACCTCTGCCATATGCAGCCGGCAGGGCCCCACGCAATGGTTGCTCTTCACCGGGCAGGCGGCATCCCGGCAGTCCTGAATCGTTTAATCGATTTCCTTGAACCGGCAGAGACAGTCTCAGGGAGATCTATCCATGAGATCGCAGCAGAAACGCTCAAGAGCGATGATGAAATAGTCCGGACACTTGAAAACCCAATCCATGCAAGCGGAGGTCTCCGTATTCTCTTTGGAACACTCGCACCACAGGGAGCGGTTGTCAAATATGGAGCGGTATCACAATCCATGTGGCAGCATACAGGTCCTGCAAGGGTTTTTGATGGAGAAGAGGAGGCGATGAAGGCGATTCTCGCAAAAGAGATCCGTGAGGGGGATGTTGTTGTTATCAGGTACGAAGGGCCGGTGGGGGGGCCAGGAATGCCTGAGATGCTCTCACCCACCTCTGCGCTGATGGGGCTTGGATATGAACGGGTGGTGCTTATCACCGACGGCAGGTTCTCTGGCGGCACCCGCGGGCCCTGTATCGGCCATGTTGCTCCGGAAGCAGAAGTGGGCGGATCGATTGCGCTTGTGCGGGATGGGGATGAGATCATCGTTGATCTCACCACAAAACGTCTTGATCTGAAAGTAGGCAATGGAGAACTTGAACGACGACGGAGTATGTGGAGACCAAAGTCCCGGAAGCTCTCAGGTGTACTTGCCAGGTATTCCCGGATCGTCGGGCAGGCTGACGAGGGAGCAATCCAGAAATAA
- a CDS encoding endonuclease III domain-containing protein, with translation MDDRQRVQALIALLDETYGRLSWWDAPFDEIVIGAILTQQTRFENVEKAISRLREAGICTLSKIVAADRDLLEECIRCTGFYRVKAERLTGLAAFICTVCEESTPDDEGEVRPGGRESTVPELLPGMPTEALREALLSVKGVGEETADSILCYGLKRNVFVLDAYTHRISACAGITVQKNRLRELFSEELAHDNDLLRSCHGQIVEYAKEYCNTKRCSECRIMTLAE, from the coding sequence ATGGACGACAGACAACGGGTACAGGCACTTATAGCACTTTTAGATGAAACATATGGCCGCCTCTCCTGGTGGGATGCTCCATTTGACGAGATTGTAATCGGAGCAATCCTCACCCAGCAGACCCGTTTTGAGAATGTTGAGAAGGCGATCAGCCGCCTGCGGGAGGCAGGTATCTGCACCCTCTCTAAAATCGTGGCAGCAGACCGCGATCTGCTTGAGGAATGTATCAGATGTACTGGCTTTTACCGCGTGAAAGCAGAGAGATTGACGGGCCTTGCAGCTTTTATATGTACGGTATGTGAGGAGAGCACCCCTGATGACGAAGGAGAGGTGCGACCCGGAGGCAGGGAGAGCACGGTGCCTGAGCTGCTGCCTGGCATGCCAACAGAGGCATTGAGAGAGGCCCTTCTATCAGTAAAAGGGGTCGGTGAGGAGACCGCAGACAGTATCCTCTGCTACGGCCTGAAACGGAATGTCTTTGTTCTCGATGCCTATACACACCGGATCTCGGCCTGTGCAGGCATTACAGTGCAGAAGAACCGGTTGCGGGAGCTATTTTCAGAGGAACTTGCCCATGACAATGACCTGCTCAGATCCTGCCATGGCCAGATTGTTGAATATGCAAAAGAGTACTGTAATACAAAGAGATGTTCGGAATGCAGGATCATGACTTTGGCAGAATAG
- a CDS encoding aldolase, whose product MQDHDFGRIGRRLIAENLVGGNFGNMSRRLENGFLITRSGSYLDEPKDLIPVYSGEAVPEEASSEYRVHQAVYERTAHMAVLHAHPPCAVAASLLMDLVVPIDSEGRMLAPEIEIIDGAPGTMELAENIASALNKRNLVIARGHGTFAAGKTLDEAYLYTSLAEHAALVLFYTGQFTKMR is encoded by the coding sequence ATGCAGGATCATGACTTTGGCAGAATAGGCCGGCGCCTCATCGCTGAAAACCTTGTCGGTGGAAACTTCGGCAATATGAGCAGACGGCTGGAGAATGGGTTTCTGATCACACGAAGCGGATCATATCTTGATGAGCCAAAGGATCTCATACCTGTCTATTCAGGGGAGGCAGTCCCGGAAGAGGCATCAAGCGAATACCGGGTCCACCAGGCAGTATACGAGAGAACAGCCCATATGGCAGTTCTCCATGCCCATCCGCCGTGTGCAGTCGCTGCTTCCCTCCTGATGGATCTGGTTGTCCCAATCGATAGTGAAGGGAGAATGCTCGCTCCCGAGATAGAGATCATTGACGGAGCACCAGGGACGATGGAGCTTGCAGAGAATATCGCATCAGCACTGAACAAGCGTAATCTTGTGATCGCACGGGGCCATGGGACATTTGCCGCTGGAAAAACACTGGACGAGGCATATCTCTACACCTCGCTTGCGGAGCATGCCGCACTGGTCCTCTTTTATACCGGGCAGTTTACAAAGATGAGATAG
- the hemB gene encoding porphobilinogen synthase, with amino-acid sequence MFPKTRLRRLRRRRLQPLVRETELRRTDLVAPLFIDENAVSETQIPSMPGQSRIPLQDLKGTAERLYEAGIRAVILFGIPGKKDPAATSAYAADGIIQQAAAAIRSALPGMVIITDVCACEYTDHGHCGIITDTGEYPDLDNDTSLDLMKRIAVSHAEAGADIVAPSCMLDGQVQAIREALDSEGYPEIPILSYSTKFASALYGPFRDAADSGYSYGDRTTYQMSPANRREAFRESALDLEEGADILMVKPAGFYLDILKEIRTLGVPVAAYQVSGEYAMIKAAAEKGWLDEREAALESLTCIKRAGADLIITYFAEDVCRWLHEE; translated from the coding sequence ATGTTTCCCAAGACACGATTGAGACGACTCAGGAGAAGAAGGCTCCAGCCGTTGGTCCGCGAGACAGAACTCCGGAGAACCGATCTGGTTGCACCCCTCTTCATTGATGAAAATGCCGTATCAGAGACGCAAATCCCCTCAATGCCAGGGCAGTCCCGGATACCTCTTCAGGATCTCAAAGGAACCGCAGAGCGGCTCTATGAGGCAGGTATCAGGGCAGTAATCCTCTTTGGCATACCCGGGAAGAAAGATCCAGCTGCCACATCCGCATATGCTGCGGATGGGATCATCCAGCAGGCGGCAGCAGCAATCAGATCCGCTCTGCCGGGGATGGTCATCATCACCGACGTCTGTGCATGCGAATACACCGATCACGGCCACTGCGGCATCATCACCGACACGGGAGAATACCCGGATCTCGACAACGATACCTCGCTTGACCTGATGAAAAGGATCGCAGTCAGCCATGCAGAAGCCGGAGCCGATATCGTTGCCCCATCCTGCATGCTCGACGGGCAGGTGCAGGCGATCAGGGAGGCGCTCGATTCAGAAGGGTATCCTGAGATCCCAATCCTCTCGTACTCAACCAAATTTGCAAGCGCCCTCTATGGGCCCTTCCGTGATGCCGCAGACTCCGGGTATTCGTATGGAGACCGGACAACATACCAGATGAGCCCGGCAAACAGGAGAGAGGCGTTTCGTGAGTCTGCACTCGATCTCGAAGAGGGAGCAGATATCCTGATGGTCAAGCCCGCCGGGTTCTACCTGGATATCCTAAAAGAGATCCGCACGCTTGGCGTGCCGGTTGCTGCATACCAGGTAAGTGGCGAATATGCGATGATCAAGGCTGCAGCAGAGAAAGGATGGCTTGATGAAAGAGAGGCTGCCCTCGAATCACTGACCTGTATAAAGCGGGCGGGGGCAGACCTGATTATTACCTATTTTGCAGAAGATGTCTGCAGGTGGTTGCATGAAGAGTAA
- a CDS encoding CHASE4 domain-containing protein translates to MNVQSQTILIITLVSICLIGGLGFFSQAFILEGFISLEEDILEEKMEYTLLTIDSERQNLAIIVDNWATWEETHQFIDGNNPTYPETSLSDAVFYYYHLHFIVITGRDGEILFARGFNPDTGEELDLPPSLLTIHEDYITPGADGVSGFTGTEAGHVRIAISPIVQMANGNIGEGDSVEGTVLFARLIDDGWVMRLSDHIGVPAQVSVYSENDMTIREDQLSIVRKNDLILGSRILHDLDGYPLLFLSITQERTIYNKGVFSYQLALIAITGLGILSGTLLYFLINRSYLRRISSLSTKVRNIDVHSSRGEPIDVEGDDEVAELGQSINDMLGAIEADQQVIRESEEHYRLLFNAVDDPMLLVALDDDEKPGVILDSNKAVSGILGISREELIGMRLSRFFSIDDGSQKAFVIGNFYPLNGDPVPVEVSMHTFMYKNRKAAIWVARDISERVKIEKERAASIEQLSQNIEQFAILGDNIRNPLQVIRGGVALLEGQEEYISLIEEQVDQIDERIKQLDEGWLDSENVINFMRRNYK, encoded by the coding sequence ATGAATGTACAATCCCAGACGATTCTCATCATAACTCTTGTAAGCATCTGCCTGATTGGAGGGCTGGGTTTCTTTAGCCAGGCCTTTATTCTTGAAGGTTTTATCTCGCTTGAAGAGGATATTCTTGAGGAAAAGATGGAGTATACCCTTCTCACCATCGATTCTGAACGACAAAACCTGGCAATAATTGTTGATAACTGGGCAACCTGGGAAGAAACTCACCAGTTTATAGATGGAAACAACCCCACATATCCTGAAACTAGTCTGAGTGATGCTGTTTTCTATTATTACCATCTTCATTTCATTGTCATTACCGGAAGGGATGGAGAGATTCTTTTTGCCCGGGGATTTAATCCGGATACCGGGGAAGAACTTGATCTGCCCCCGTCTCTCCTTACTATTCATGAGGATTACATTACACCAGGAGCAGATGGCGTCTCTGGTTTTACAGGGACTGAAGCAGGCCATGTGCGTATTGCTATCAGTCCGATTGTGCAGATGGCAAATGGAAACATTGGAGAAGGAGATTCTGTTGAAGGAACCGTGCTCTTTGCCAGGCTTATTGATGATGGATGGGTGATGCGCCTCTCTGACCATATCGGGGTTCCAGCACAGGTATCCGTTTATAGCGAGAATGATATGACGATCAGAGAAGACCAGCTTTCTATTGTGCGTAAAAATGATCTCATCCTCGGATCGCGTATACTCCATGATTTGGATGGGTATCCTCTCCTCTTCCTCTCAATAACGCAGGAACGTACTATTTATAACAAAGGTGTCTTCTCGTACCAGCTTGCATTAATTGCTATTACCGGGCTTGGAATATTGTCAGGCACTCTCCTTTATTTCCTTATCAACCGGTCATATCTCAGGCGAATCTCATCCTTAAGTACGAAAGTCAGGAATATCGATGTTCATTCATCACGTGGTGAACCGATAGATGTTGAGGGTGATGATGAGGTGGCAGAACTCGGTCAATCCATCAATGACATGCTTGGAGCAATTGAAGCAGATCAGCAGGTAATACGGGAGAGTGAAGAACACTACCGCCTTCTCTTCAATGCAGTCGATGATCCGATGCTTCTTGTTGCCCTTGACGATGATGAGAAGCCAGGGGTAATACTTGATTCAAATAAAGCTGTAAGTGGAATTCTTGGTATCTCACGTGAAGAACTCATCGGCATGCGTCTCTCCAGGTTTTTCTCTATTGATGATGGATCCCAAAAAGCCTTTGTTATTGGTAATTTTTACCCATTGAATGGTGATCCGGTTCCTGTTGAGGTAAGTATGCATACATTTATGTATAAAAACAGGAAGGCTGCAATATGGGTTGCCAGGGATATTTCTGAACGGGTAAAGATTGAGAAGGAGAGGGCAGCATCTATCGAACAGCTCAGCCAGAATATTGAACAGTTTGCCATTCTTGGCGATAATATACGAAATCCTCTTCAGGTTATACGGGGAGGAGTAGCTCTTCTGGAGGGCCAGGAAGAGTATATATCATTGATTGAAGAGCAGGTTGACCAGATAGATGAACGGATTAAACAGCTTGATGAGGGATGGCTTGATTCTGAGAATGTGATCAACTTTATGAGGCGGAACTATAAGTGA
- a CDS encoding ferritin-like domain-containing protein, with protein sequence MGTKGRTIVGMDVDSLIDLLNRALADEWLAYYQYWVGSKVTSGPTKDAVVSELTIHATEELGHADLLAGRIIQLGGIPVLKPEDWYTLTNCGYEAPDNPFVKEVLKQNIKGEQCAIETYNNLLAIVRDKDPITYNMVLTILADEIEHEEDLQSLLEDLDAILKD encoded by the coding sequence ATGGGAACAAAAGGTAGAACAATTGTTGGAATGGATGTTGATTCGCTCATTGATCTTCTCAACCGTGCACTTGCTGATGAATGGCTTGCATACTACCAGTACTGGGTTGGATCCAAAGTCACAAGCGGCCCTACAAAGGATGCGGTTGTTTCTGAACTGACCATCCATGCAACCGAGGAACTGGGACATGCCGATCTCCTCGCAGGCCGGATTATCCAGCTTGGAGGGATCCCTGTCCTTAAGCCGGAAGATTGGTATACGCTGACAAACTGCGGGTACGAGGCTCCTGACAACCCGTTTGTCAAAGAGGTTCTGAAACAGAATATCAAGGGTGAGCAGTGTGCTATTGAGACCTATAACAATCTCCTTGCCATTGTCAGGGATAAAGATCCGATCACCTACAACATGGTTCTCACAATCCTTGCTGACGAGATTGAGCATGAAGAGGATCTCCAGTCTCTTCTTGAGGATCTTGATGCCATTCTGAAGGACTAA
- a CDS encoding tubulin/FtsZ family protein: MRVFFIGFGQAGGKIVDMFLAHDKKLQSNSFRGIAVNSARTDLLGLQHIEMKDRLLIGQTVVKGHGVGTDNVTGAKITADEIDTIINAIDVRGTHDVDAFVVVAGLGGGTGSGGTPVLCRHLKRIYREPVYALAMIPAPEEGRLYSYNAARSLATLANEADNTLVFDNSAWKNEGESVKSAYDRLNEELVRRFGVLFRAGEVGKFGVGEMVVDSSEIINTLRGGGISTIGYAISDVISKTKPKKGLFSGFMKKPQEEDSLTGEDKSAKIIALVRRAMLGRLTLPCDYTTAERALVLVAGPPNELDRKGVEKSKSWVEENIAGIEVRGGDYPLDSNYIASVVLLASITNAPRISELLEVAKDTKEDVIKSKDRQSTMFEDAIDPLFE; the protein is encoded by the coding sequence ATGCGAGTATTTTTCATCGGATTTGGGCAGGCTGGAGGAAAGATCGTCGATATGTTCCTCGCCCATGATAAAAAACTCCAGAGCAACAGCTTCCGGGGTATTGCTGTTAATTCAGCACGAACCGATCTTCTGGGGTTACAGCATATTGAGATGAAGGATCGTCTCCTGATCGGACAGACTGTTGTCAAGGGCCATGGTGTCGGAACTGACAATGTGACAGGAGCAAAGATCACTGCTGACGAGATAGATACCATCATCAATGCTATCGATGTCAGGGGTACACACGATGTCGATGCATTCGTTGTGGTAGCCGGACTCGGCGGCGGGACGGGTTCAGGAGGCACTCCGGTTCTCTGCAGGCACCTGAAGCGTATCTACCGTGAACCTGTCTATGCACTTGCCATGATACCGGCACCTGAAGAGGGCCGTCTTTACTCCTACAATGCTGCCCGCAGCCTGGCTACACTTGCCAATGAAGCGGACAATACCCTGGTATTTGACAATAGTGCATGGAAGAACGAGGGTGAGAGTGTCAAGAGCGCCTATGATCGGCTGAATGAAGAGCTGGTCCGGAGATTCGGTGTCCTCTTCAGGGCAGGAGAGGTCGGAAAATTCGGGGTTGGTGAGATGGTTGTTGACTCTTCAGAGATCATCAACACCCTGCGGGGCGGAGGCATCTCAACAATCGGCTATGCGATCTCGGATGTTATCTCAAAGACAAAGCCAAAGAAAGGGCTTTTCTCTGGCTTTATGAAGAAACCACAGGAAGAGGATTCACTGACAGGCGAGGATAAGTCTGCCAAGATCATCGCGCTTGTGAGACGGGCAATGCTCGGACGGCTGACGCTTCCCTGTGATTATACAACTGCAGAGCGTGCGCTTGTACTGGTTGCCGGTCCGCCAAACGAATTGGATAGAAAGGGTGTTGAGAAGTCAAAATCCTGGGTTGAGGAGAATATTGCTGGTATTGAGGTTCGTGGTGGTGACTATCCGCTTGATTCGAATTATATCGCTTCAGTTGTTCTGCTTGCATCCATCACGAATGCACCCCGGATCAGTGAGCTCCTTGAGGTGGCAAAAGACACCAAAGAAGATGTAATTAAGTCAAAAGACCGCCAATCCACAATGTTTGAAGATGCGATTGATCCGCTCTTTGAATAA